From Parus major isolate Abel chromosome 1A, Parus_major1.1, whole genome shotgun sequence, the proteins below share one genomic window:
- the LOC107205026 gene encoding extensin-like — protein sequence MVWVGKDLKSISFPSSWEQAVMIKLVGATSPGKAENTDLILILMWKITLKKRRGGENLFWLWIVLRPGLKPSMSVIPWLESSQKPSISSPKSSHSCQKPSPSSPNLLIPPQNFVISPQNLFIPPKNLLHPPQTFSFLPKAFSILPKSSHSSPKPSHSSPKSSHSPKSLLIPPQNPLFPPKNLYSQKPSDSSQNLLIPPQTFSFLHKTFYCLPKTLLIPPKTSFLPKTFFHPKNLLFPPKTFSFLPKPSHSSPKPSHSPKNLLTPPQNPLFPPKNLLYSQNPSDSSQNLLIPHKTFSFLPKSSHSS from the coding sequence atggtttgggttggaaaagaccttaaatcCATCTCATTCCCAAGTTCCTGGGAACAGGCAGTGATGATAAAGCTGGTGGGGGCAACATCTCCAGGCAAGgcagaaaatactgatttaattttaattttaatgtggaaaattactttaaaaaagaggagagggggagaaaatCTGTTTTGGTTATGGATTGTTCTCAGGCCAGGCTTGAAGCCATCAATGAGTGTCATTCCATGGCTGGAGTCCTCCCAGAAACCTTCTATTTCCTCCCCAAAATCTTCTCATTCCTGCCAAAAaccttctccatcctcccctAACCTTCTCATTCCTCCCCAAAACTTTGTCATTTCTCCCCAAAACCTTTTCATTCCTCCCAAAAaccttctccatcctccccaAACCTTCTCATTcctccccaaagccttctccatcctccccaAATCTTCTCATTCCTCCCCAAAACCTTCTCATTCCTCCCCAAAATCTTCTCATTCCCCCAAAAGTCTTCTCATTCCTCCCCAAAACCCTCTCTTTCCTCCCAAAAACCTTTACTCCCAAAAACCTTCTGATTCCTCCCAAAACCTTCTCATTCCTCCCCAAACCTTCTCTTTCCTCCACAAAACCTTTTATTGCCTCCCAAAAACTCTTCTCATTCCTCCCAAAACCTCATTCCTGCCCAAAACCTTCTTCCATCCCAAAAACCTTCTATTTCCTCCTAAAACCTTCTCATTCCTTCCCAAACCTTCTCATTCCTCCCCAAAACCTTCTCATTCCCCCAAAAATCTTCTCACTCCTCCCCAAAACCCTCTCTTTCCTCCCAAAAACCTTCTTTACTCCCAAAATCCTTCTGATTCCTCCCAAAACCTTCTCATTCCTCATAAAACCTTCTCATTCCTCCCCAAATCTTCTCATTCTTCCTAA